Proteins encoded together in one Vallitalea longa window:
- a CDS encoding SulP family inorganic anion transporter yields MTFKKFKISQLSSKNMRIEILAGLTVALALVPEAIAFAFVAGVDPLVGLYAAFMVGLITSVFGGRPGMISGATGGLAVVMVHLVSAYGVEYLFAAVILMGVIQIIIGLLKLGKFVRMIPHSVMLGFVNGLAIVIFLAQLAQFKVAGIDGKLVWLTGSSLWIMVGLVALTMIIIYVASKFIKSVPAPLVAIVIVTIFVGVTGIQTKSVGDIASVGGGLPKFGIPMVPMTLETLKIILPHSLIFAIIGLIESLMTLTLVDEITETKGDGNKECVGQGFANLVTGFFGGMGGCAMIGQSMINVEAGAKRRLSGISAALFLLGFILFGAALIEIIPIAVLVGVMFVVSISTFEWSSFRIAKSIPKSDLCIIILVSVVTVFVDLAIAVISGVIVASLVFAWEKGKRIDIDKHMEGTTGIYAIRGALFFGSVRTFIDSFDTANDVKDVVIDFSHARIFDHSAIEAINTVTTKYKKNGKTIHLRNLSKECFAFIQSSKDIMEVNIIY; encoded by the coding sequence ATGACATTCAAGAAATTTAAAATCAGTCAGCTATCTTCAAAGAATATGAGAATTGAAATATTGGCTGGACTAACAGTAGCTTTAGCACTTGTGCCTGAAGCAATTGCATTTGCTTTTGTAGCGGGAGTAGATCCATTAGTAGGCTTATATGCTGCTTTTATGGTGGGACTTATAACATCAGTATTTGGAGGAAGACCTGGAATGATTTCTGGTGCTACAGGTGGACTTGCAGTAGTTATGGTACATCTAGTATCAGCCTATGGAGTAGAGTATCTTTTTGCAGCGGTAATACTAATGGGAGTTATACAGATAATTATTGGATTATTGAAATTGGGTAAATTTGTAAGGATGATTCCCCATTCGGTAATGCTTGGTTTTGTAAATGGACTTGCAATAGTAATATTTTTAGCCCAATTAGCGCAATTTAAAGTAGCAGGTATTGATGGTAAGTTAGTTTGGTTGACTGGAAGTAGTCTTTGGATAATGGTAGGATTAGTTGCACTTACAATGATTATCATTTATGTTGCGTCAAAATTCATTAAGAGCGTACCTGCACCACTGGTAGCAATTGTAATTGTTACTATTTTCGTTGGAGTAACTGGAATTCAAACGAAATCAGTTGGGGATATTGCATCAGTTGGAGGGGGGCTTCCAAAGTTCGGAATACCTATGGTGCCAATGACTCTTGAAACATTAAAAATTATTTTGCCACATTCTTTAATCTTTGCAATCATTGGACTTATTGAATCATTGATGACTTTAACTTTAGTTGATGAGATAACAGAGACTAAAGGAGATGGAAACAAAGAATGTGTAGGTCAAGGATTTGCAAATTTAGTTACAGGTTTTTTTGGTGGCATGGGTGGTTGTGCAATGATAGGTCAAAGTATGATAAATGTAGAAGCAGGTGCTAAAAGAAGACTTTCTGGAATTTCAGCAGCTTTGTTTTTGCTTGGATTCATATTATTTGGAGCAGCACTTATAGAAATAATTCCAATTGCAGTACTTGTAGGTGTTATGTTTGTAGTATCAATATCTACATTTGAGTGGTCCAGTTTTAGAATTGCTAAGAGTATTCCTAAGAGTGATTTATGTATTATAATCCTAGTTTCAGTAGTTACAGTATTTGTGGATTTAGCGATTGCTGTAATATCAGGAGTAATTGTTGCTTCATTAGTTTTTGCTTGGGAAAAAGGAAAAAGAATTGATATAGACAAACATATGGAGGGTACTACTGGAATATATGCTATAAGAGGAGCTTTGTTTTTTGGTTCTGTTAGGACTTTTATAGATTCGTTTGATACGGCTAATGATGTTAAAGACGTTGTGATAGACTTTAGCCATGCTAGAATATTTGATCATTCTGCAATAGAGGCTATTAATACTGTAACAACTAAATACAAAAAAAACGGAAAAACCATCCATCTGAGAAATCTAAGTAAAGAATGTTTCGCATTTATTCAGAGTTCTAAAGATATTATGGAAGTAAATATTATTTATTAA
- a CDS encoding NAD(P)H-dependent oxidoreductase — MEFIILNGSPKASNSVTLQSIKYLQLNFKEHDFICINIARELNKYESDKNSLQLLCEKIQKCDGVIWAFPVYHLLVPSTYKRFIELISENEMMDYFKNKYTCVFTTSIHYYDNTAHAYMEGICNDFKMYYIDSLSHAMNDLLDEKRRKELVLFFNNFIFAIENKIKPLPNYLPIKKQNYIFQSQDILSKISTNSKIIILTDMKENDTSLTNMVNYYINCFDMDHTSIEVINLQDLKMNSCIGCCHCARKNLCVFDKKDDFRKTLDNIIENADILIYAGTITDRYLSSDFKKYFDRTFCYNHVPMMSGKQIGYIISGNLNQNANLRTILEVYGQNDSNLIGYVTDQSCNDEAVQQGIESFTQLGVHYSENKYHRPKNFLGVGAHKVFRDAIASDLGAIFVEDYKYYKRNGVFDYFTVKQKVKYFFRRLFFRRGKLRDYIDKNMISLMVASHKKVCDSIENNIKE; from the coding sequence ATGGAATTTATAATATTGAATGGCAGTCCTAAAGCTAGTAATAGCGTAACTTTACAATCAATTAAATATTTACAACTTAATTTCAAAGAGCATGATTTCATATGTATTAATATCGCTCGTGAATTAAATAAATATGAAAGTGATAAAAATTCTTTACAACTACTATGTGAAAAAATACAAAAATGTGATGGTGTAATATGGGCATTTCCTGTTTATCATCTGTTAGTACCTTCTACATATAAAAGATTTATTGAGTTGATATCTGAAAATGAAATGATGGATTATTTCAAAAATAAATATACTTGTGTTTTCACAACATCTATTCACTATTATGATAATACTGCTCATGCATATATGGAAGGTATATGTAATGATTTCAAAATGTACTATATAGATTCATTATCACATGCTATGAATGATTTATTAGATGAAAAAAGAAGAAAAGAGCTAGTACTTTTTTTTAACAATTTTATCTTTGCTATAGAAAATAAAATAAAACCACTTCCTAATTATCTTCCTATCAAAAAACAGAACTATATTTTTCAATCACAAGACATTCTTAGTAAAATTAGCACGAACAGTAAAATAATTATACTAACAGATATGAAAGAAAATGATACTAGTCTAACAAATATGGTTAACTACTATATAAATTGCTTTGATATGGATCATACTTCTATAGAGGTTATTAATTTACAAGATTTAAAGATGAATTCTTGTATTGGCTGCTGTCATTGTGCTAGAAAAAATTTATGTGTATTCGATAAAAAAGATGATTTTAGAAAGACTCTAGATAATATTATAGAAAATGCTGATATTCTTATTTATGCCGGTACTATTACAGATAGATATCTTTCATCAGACTTCAAAAAATATTTTGATAGGACTTTTTGTTACAATCATGTTCCAATGATGAGTGGTAAGCAGATTGGATATATTATTTCAGGTAATCTAAATCAGAATGCTAATCTTAGAACTATCCTAGAAGTATATGGACAAAATGATAGCAATCTAATAGGTTATGTAACAGATCAGAGTTGTAATGATGAGGCAGTACAACAAGGTATAGAAAGTTTTACTCAGTTAGGAGTACATTATTCTGAGAATAAATATCATAGACCTAAAAATTTCTTGGGTGTTGGTGCTCATAAGGTTTTTCGTGACGCTATAGCTTCGGACCTTGGAGCGATATTTGTGGAAGATTATAAATATTATAAGAGAAATGGAGTTTTTGATTATTTTACTGTCAAGCAGAAGGTTAAGTATTTCTTTAGGAGGCTTTTCTTTAGAAGGGGTAAATTAAGGGATTATATTGATAAAAATATGATTAGTTTGATGGTTGCATCTCATAAGAAAGTGTGCGATAGTATTGAAAATAATATTAAAGAATAA